A window from Saccharomyces cerevisiae S288C chromosome XIII, complete sequence encodes these proteins:
- the PAU19 gene encoding seripauperin PAU19 (hypothetical protein; member of the seripauperin multigene family encoded mainly in subtelomeric regions), which translates to MVKLTSIAAGVAAIAAGVAAAPATTTLSPSDERVNLVELGVYVSDIRAHLAQYYLFQAAHPTETYPVEIAEAVFNYGDFTTMLTGIPAEQVTRVITGVPWYSTRLRPAISSALSKDGIYTAIPK; encoded by the coding sequence atGGTCAAATTAACTTCAATCGCTGCCGGTGTTGCCGCCATCGCTGCCGGTGTTGCCGCTGCTCCAGCCACTACCACTCTATCTCCATCTGACGAAAGAGTCAACTTGGTCGAATTGGGTGTTTACGTCTCCGATATCAGAGCTCATTTGGCTCAATACTACTTGTTTCAAGCAGCTCATCCAACTGAGACCTACCCAGTTGAGATTGCTGAAGCTGTTTTCAACTATGGTGACTTCACCACCATGTTGACTGGTATTCCAGCTGAACAAGTCACCAGAGTCATCACTGGTGTCCCATGGTACTCCACTAGATTGAGACCAGCTATTTCCAGTGCTCTATCTAAGGACGGTATCTACACTGCTATTCCAAAATAG